In Desulfatibacillum aliphaticivorans DSM 15576, a genomic segment contains:
- a CDS encoding NYN domain-containing protein, whose product MTKVNFLVDGFNLYHSTREAQQKIGNSTKWLNLKEMLFSYHPHYTKVAGQKVTLGDVYYFSAFARHRIPFDPDVVKRHKALIKCFEDTGVIIQMHEFKRKNARCPSCKHAWHTHEEKETDVAIAVKLMELYANNSCGMIVILSGDTDIAPAVKTSNVLYPDKKTIFAFPYGRKNESLKSLSPDSFKVKSSAYQKHQFPDPYQCSDGKIVVKPKNW is encoded by the coding sequence ATGACAAAAGTGAACTTCCTAGTTGACGGTTTCAATCTATACCACTCAACACGCGAAGCACAGCAAAAGATTGGCAATTCAACCAAGTGGTTGAACTTAAAAGAAATGCTTTTTAGCTATCACCCCCACTATACTAAAGTGGCAGGCCAAAAGGTGACACTCGGTGATGTCTACTATTTTTCTGCTTTTGCACGCCACAGAATTCCTTTTGACCCTGACGTAGTGAAGCGACACAAGGCGTTAATCAAGTGTTTTGAGGATACTGGTGTTATTATCCAAATGCACGAATTCAAAAGAAAAAACGCAAGGTGTCCATCTTGCAAGCATGCGTGGCATACACATGAAGAAAAAGAAACGGACGTTGCCATAGCTGTAAAGCTAATGGAATTGTATGCAAACAATTCATGTGGCATGATAGTGATATTAAGTGGCGATACGGATATTGCACCAGCAGTAAAAACTTCAAACGTATTGTACCCTGACAAGAAAACTATTTTTGCTTTCCCCTACGGTAGAAAAAACGAAAGTTTAAAGAGCTTATCTCCAGACTCTTTTAAGGTAAAAAGTTCTGCCTATCAAAAACATCAGTTTCCCGACCCATACCAATGTTCTGACGGAAAGATTGTAGTCAAGCCAAAGAATTGGTAG
- a CDS encoding glycosyltransferase family 39 protein: MEDNSKYTRLALAWILGWTIFRLVYSAAFLLSPDETNYWQWGRHLAWGYHDQAPLLGWAIRLSTEIFGVNEFAVRLPSVLSMGVASAYLVLLAGRYFSGRVAVAAALLTQGVLEFNVGGLLATCDGLQAMAWAGATWHGARACEDHEWKQWLSTGFWFGFGLLSKFTMVIFGPGLLIYMIFSKEHRGRLASIKPYAGVVFGLLMFAPVLYWNAAHGWNSARHVAYIGGAGESFTLHFKYFGDLMGSQAALLSPLVFILALWAWIRVIKRDYNRRKWIIPLLFWTSFPMFAGFTLLSFHTRIYGNWPGAAYLGACVLAAAFFSNAKPRLWKWTLGISYAFTILVLVQVVFPILPLSPDLDRPATELGGWDEIGEKAAAMQAEMPDPDNTFLFGFRYQEASELAFYVPGRPETVSINKWKRPNVYDYWWKDEDLMGMDAIGVSRHDNEVKKLRKVFESVSAPVPLELYRKKPFKAEPELVRTVYLYKAYGFKGGLRWEPPKGSKDIRKSS; encoded by the coding sequence TTGGAAGACAATTCAAAGTATACAAGGCTGGCCTTGGCCTGGATACTGGGGTGGACGATCTTTCGCCTCGTGTATTCCGCGGCCTTTCTATTATCCCCGGACGAAACGAATTACTGGCAGTGGGGGCGGCATCTGGCGTGGGGATACCACGATCAGGCCCCCCTGCTTGGCTGGGCCATCAGGCTGAGCACGGAAATCTTCGGCGTTAATGAGTTCGCCGTACGCCTGCCTTCCGTGCTTTCCATGGGCGTCGCCAGCGCGTATCTGGTTCTCCTGGCGGGACGGTATTTTTCCGGCCGCGTGGCCGTGGCCGCGGCCTTGTTGACGCAAGGAGTATTGGAATTCAACGTAGGCGGCCTTTTAGCCACCTGCGACGGGCTACAGGCCATGGCATGGGCCGGGGCCACATGGCACGGCGCCAGGGCCTGCGAAGATCATGAATGGAAGCAGTGGCTGAGCACGGGCTTTTGGTTCGGATTCGGGCTGCTGTCCAAATTCACCATGGTTATTTTCGGGCCCGGCCTGCTGATCTACATGATCTTTTCCAAAGAGCACAGGGGCCGGCTGGCATCCATCAAGCCTTATGCAGGCGTTGTCTTCGGTTTACTGATGTTTGCTCCGGTCCTGTATTGGAACGCAGCCCATGGCTGGAACTCCGCCAGGCACGTGGCGTATATCGGAGGCGCCGGCGAGTCTTTCACCCTCCATTTTAAGTATTTCGGGGACCTCATGGGCAGCCAGGCCGCGCTCTTGTCGCCCCTGGTTTTCATCCTGGCTTTGTGGGCCTGGATCCGCGTTATCAAAAGGGATTACAACCGGCGCAAGTGGATCATTCCCCTGCTATTCTGGACCTCCTTCCCCATGTTCGCCGGATTCACCCTGCTTTCCTTCCATACCCGGATTTACGGCAATTGGCCCGGGGCCGCCTACCTGGGCGCCTGCGTGCTGGCTGCGGCCTTTTTCTCCAACGCCAAGCCCAGGCTGTGGAAATGGACTCTGGGCATTTCCTACGCTTTCACCATCCTGGTTTTGGTGCAGGTTGTCTTTCCCATTCTTCCCCTTTCTCCGGACTTGGACCGCCCTGCGACGGAACTGGGCGGCTGGGACGAAATCGGAGAAAAGGCGGCGGCCATGCAGGCTGAAATGCCCGACCCGGACAACACCTTTCTCTTTGGCTTCCGCTACCAGGAAGCCAGCGAACTGGCTTTTTACGTCCCCGGCCGGCCCGAAACGGTTTCCATCAACAAATGGAAGCGGCCCAATGTCTACGATTATTGGTGGAAGGATGAAGACCTGATGGGCATGGACGCCATTGGGGTTTCCCGCCACGATAATGAAGTGAAAAAGCTGCGCAAGGTGTTTGAGTCCGTAAGCGCTCCCGTGCCGTTGGAACTTTACCGGAAAAAACCCTTTAAGGCGGAGCCTGAGCTCGTCCGCACGGTGTATCTTTATAAGGCCTACGGCTTCAAAGGCGGCCTCCGGTGGGAGCCCCCCAAAGGCAGCAAGGACATCCGAAAGAGCAGTTAG
- the thrS gene encoding threonine--tRNA ligase, with protein sequence MINITLPDGKIVESDGPVSGEDVAKGISEGFARNCVAVEVDGKLTDLSTPIETDASVVFITTKDEQGLDIMRHSAAHVMAEAILNLYPDAKLTIGPVIEDGFYYDIDMPPISEDDFPKIEQEINKIIKAKKPFVRKTLSKAEALDLYKDNAFKTELISELEDGTISIYEQGGFTDLCRGPHVPNTGLVKTLKLMKVSGAYWRGDSERPMLQRLYGTAFFDKKELKSYLHLLEEAKKRDHRKLGTALDLFSFHEEAAGMPFFHARGMELWNALLAYWREEHKKAGYVETKTPIMLNKSLWERSGHWENYRENMYTSLIEDFDYAIKPMNCPGGMLLYKTKHHSYNDLPIRAGEIGLVHRHELSGVLSGLFRVRAFHQDDAHIFMTEEMIEDEILGVLQLVERMYSTFGLGFHLELSTRPEKSIGTDEQWEKATEGLRAALDKSGRDYKINEGDGAFYGPKIDIHIKDALGRTWQCGTIQLDMNLPERFDLTYVGADNQRHRPVMIHRVIYGSIERFLGILIEHYAGKFPLWLSPCQAVVLAMNDDVAGYAKEVKARLEEAGLRMEIDLRAESINKKVRDAQLSKIPLMLTVGGKEEAAQTLAVRTLDGKVKYGVTIDDFLDKVLPHIETRNPDLVEF encoded by the coding sequence ATGATCAACATTACCCTGCCTGATGGAAAAATTGTGGAGTCTGACGGCCCCGTCTCCGGAGAAGACGTGGCCAAGGGCATCTCGGAAGGTTTTGCCAGAAACTGCGTCGCCGTGGAGGTGGACGGCAAGTTGACGGACCTGTCCACGCCTATAGAAACTGACGCCTCGGTTGTTTTCATCACTACCAAAGACGAGCAGGGTCTGGACATCATGCGTCACAGCGCCGCTCACGTGATGGCGGAAGCGATCCTTAACCTGTATCCCGACGCCAAGCTGACCATTGGGCCGGTGATTGAGGACGGTTTTTATTATGACATTGATATGCCGCCTATCTCGGAAGACGACTTTCCCAAGATAGAGCAGGAAATCAACAAGATCATAAAAGCGAAAAAACCCTTTGTACGGAAAACCCTGAGCAAAGCCGAGGCCCTGGACTTATACAAGGACAACGCCTTTAAAACAGAGCTGATCAGCGAACTGGAAGACGGAACCATATCCATTTATGAGCAGGGAGGCTTTACCGACCTGTGCCGCGGCCCTCACGTTCCCAACACCGGGCTGGTCAAGACCCTCAAACTCATGAAGGTGTCCGGCGCCTATTGGAGAGGGGATTCAGAGCGGCCCATGCTGCAGCGGCTGTACGGAACCGCCTTTTTCGACAAAAAAGAGCTGAAAAGCTACCTCCATCTGCTGGAAGAGGCCAAAAAGCGGGATCATAGAAAACTGGGAACCGCCCTGGACCTGTTCAGCTTTCATGAAGAAGCGGCGGGCATGCCCTTTTTCCACGCCCGCGGGATGGAGCTTTGGAACGCGCTTTTGGCCTATTGGCGCGAAGAGCATAAAAAGGCCGGGTACGTAGAGACCAAAACCCCCATCATGCTCAACAAAAGCCTCTGGGAGCGCAGCGGTCATTGGGAAAATTACCGGGAGAACATGTACACCTCCCTGATCGAAGATTTCGACTACGCCATCAAGCCCATGAATTGCCCCGGCGGCATGCTCTTGTACAAGACCAAACACCATTCCTACAATGACCTGCCCATAAGGGCCGGGGAAATCGGCCTGGTGCACCGCCACGAGCTGTCGGGCGTGCTATCCGGCCTGTTCCGGGTCAGGGCCTTTCACCAGGACGACGCCCACATCTTCATGACCGAAGAAATGATCGAAGACGAAATCCTGGGCGTTTTGCAGCTTGTGGAAAGGATGTACAGCACCTTCGGCCTGGGCTTTCATCTGGAGCTTTCCACCCGGCCGGAGAAATCCATCGGTACGGACGAGCAATGGGAAAAAGCCACGGAGGGGCTTCGGGCCGCCCTGGACAAATCCGGCAGGGATTATAAAATCAACGAGGGCGACGGCGCCTTCTACGGACCAAAGATCGACATCCACATCAAGGACGCCCTGGGCCGGACCTGGCAGTGCGGAACCATCCAGTTGGACATGAACCTGCCCGAACGTTTTGACCTCACCTACGTGGGCGCGGACAACCAGCGCCACAGGCCGGTTATGATCCATAGGGTCATCTATGGCTCCATCGAACGGTTCCTGGGCATCCTGATCGAGCATTACGCGGGCAAGTTCCCCTTGTGGCTGTCTCCGTGCCAGGCGGTGGTTTTGGCCATGAACGACGACGTGGCCGGATACGCCAAAGAGGTGAAAGCCAGGCTGGAGGAGGCGGGATTGCGCATGGAGATCGACCTGCGGGCCGAAAGCATCAACAAAAAGGTGCGCGACGCCCAGTTGTCTAAAATTCCGCTGATGCTGACCGTAGGCGGCAAAGAGGAAGCAGCCCAAACCCTTGCGGTCCGCACTTTGGACGGCAAGGTAAAATACGGGGTGACCATCGACGACTTCCTGGACAAGGTCCTCCCGCACATAGAAACCCGAAACCCGGACCTGGTGGAGTTCTGA